The genomic window AAGACTGGCCTCAAGGCGAAGGCGACGGGGATGTGCAGATGCTAAACGAAGCTCTAGATTATGTGGAATTAATGGAATCAGCAACAGAGGATTTCTCTCAATTAGATGAACGCACTAAAATTGGCCATTTCCATATGGTATCAGACGACTTTGATGCTGCTGGTGATTTTTACAGTCAAGTACTTGGTTTAAATACGCGTAGTTACGTTGAAGGCGACTCATTCTTCCAAGCTTCCGGAAATTACCATCACCATATCGCCAATAATAATTGGTTCGCTGATCAAAATATGTCTCATCCTGAAGAAGGGCAACAAGGACTGAGAGCCGCTGTTTGGCAAACTCAGTCTGAAAACTTCTTCAATGAAGTGATGGCAAACTTAGATTCACTAGGTGTTGAGTATACTCAAGAAGATAATGAATTGAGCTTCAAAGACGCTTCAGGTCTAGGTGTTATTATAGAATTAGTGAGTGAATAAGCTTTTAAGCGTAGAACTTGGGTAGCTAGCCCAATTTCTGCGCTTTTTTGTTGACTATAAATTCTTCTCTGGCATATGGATTCTCATATGAGAGGAATGGCTCCTTTAACTCCCATATGGATTCTCGTATGAGAGGAATAGCTCCTTTAACTCCCATATGGATTCTCGTATGAGAGGAATGGCTCCTTTAACTCCCATATGGATTCTCTTATGACTGGAATGGCTCCTTTAACTCCCATATGGATTCTCTTATGACTGGAATGGCTCCTTTAACTCTCATATGGATTCTCGTATGAGAGGAATAGCTCCTTTAACTCTC from Aerococcaceae bacterium DSM 111021 includes these protein-coding regions:
- a CDS encoding VOC family protein gives rise to the protein MKNKTLKTIVALFLLALVTSPFKVQAQDEAIVYPARYQLNALDSDRLSGFYESNMGMKVLDEADGYYRLGTSDERTLLEIFPTDIPRGETLSTGLYHTAFLFNDREYMGSALNHLMKTQSPIEGFTYHGVSDAIYAADIEGNGIELYWDYPEEDWPQGEGDGDVQMLNEALDYVELMESATEDFSQLDERTKIGHFHMVSDDFDAAGDFYSQVLGLNTRSYVEGDSFFQASGNYHHHIANNNWFADQNMSHPEEGQQGLRAAVWQTQSENFFNEVMANLDSLGVEYTQEDNELSFKDASGLGVIIELVSE